Within the Deltaproteobacteria bacterium genome, the region CCAGGAGGAGGCGCAGCGCCTCGGCCGCATCCTGCGGCCCAAGTCCGACGGCCGCCCGGCGCGCTTCTACTCGGTGGTCACCGCCGACACGCCCGATCAGGACTTCGCGCTGCGCCGCCAGCGCTTCCTCACCGAGCAGGGCTACCACTACGAGATCGAGCGCTGGGAGGCGCCCGGCACCACCGCGAGGAGAGTGGCCGGATGATCGCGGGCTGGTCCGACGGCGCCCTCCGCTCGCGGGGAGTCGAGTCTCCCGCCGCACACATCGGCAAGCTCCCGCCCGCCCGCCGCCGCCGCCTGGCCGAGCGGGTGGGCTCGGCCCACACCGACGCGACGAGCCTCTCCGAGGCGCTCTCCCGGCCCGAGTCCGCCCGCGCCCTCCTGCCCCTGCTGGGGCCGGCGGCGCTGCGCGCGGCCTCCCTCTTCGTGGAGGCCCTCGAGCCGATCCCGACGGACGTGGTGCTGGCCGAGGCCGAGCGCCGGGGCCAGGCCGACGACCTCGCCTTGGGGCTCGAGGCGCTGGAGAGCGAGGGGCTGCTCCTGCGCACCTCCTGGTCGGGGGGCGCGGAGGTGATGATGCTCACCCCGCCCCTCTCCCGCACCCTCCATCCCTACCTCTGGATGCTCGAGCACTGCCGCCCGCCGAGCAGCCTCGCGGTGACCTCGCCGGCCCGCCGCGCCTCGGTGCGGCTCCAGAGCCTGCGCGAGCTGACCCTCGCCCTGGCGGCCACCGCGGTGGACGCGCCCCGCATCCCCAAGGAGGGCGGGGTCCACGGCGCCGACGTGGCGCGCATCGCCGAGGAGCGCTTCCCGGCGGGCACCGACGCGAAGCAGCTCGCCGCGCAGGTGGCGCAGCTCCTGGCGATGGGGCTGATCGCCGGGCAGGGCGGACGGGCCCGCGTGCTCTGGCCGCGGGTCGACGCCTTCTTCGAGCTCTCCGCCGGCGCCCGCCTCCCCCTCCTCCTCGCGACCGATCTCGAGCCCGCGGAGGCCGAGACCTTCGAGGCGGTCCCCGGCCTGGCCGAGCGGCGGGAGGTGCGGACCCTGCTGGCGGCCGCCCTGGCGCGCCTGCCCGCCGGCACCTGGGTGCGGGGCGACGCCCTGGAGGCCGCCGTCCGCCTGCGCCTCCCCGCCACCGACGCCGCCACCCCCTACCGGGAGGGCGCCGCGACCCTCGAGCGCACCGCCGCGATCGTGCGGCAGGAGCTCGCCACGATCGCCGACTGCCTGGAGGGCTTCGGCAGGGAGGGGCAGAGCCCCACCCACTGGCGCCTGCCCCGGGGGGAGGAGGGCGAGCCCGACGCCCTCTGGATCGTGCAGCCCACCCACGAGATCTTCGTCCCGCCCGAGGTGCCCCCGGTGGCGCTCGCCTCGCTCTCGGCCCTGGCCACCCTGCAGCGCGCCGACGTGATGGCGACCTTCCGGGTCGAGCCGGGCTCCATCGCCCGGGCCCACGAGGCCGGCCTCGACGCCGACGAGATCCTCGATCGCATCGCCCTGGGCGCCGAGCACGATCCGCCGGACACGCTGGCGGTGCAGATCGAGGACTGGCTCACCCGCGCCGAGCGCGAGGGGGTCGACGAGGAGCGGGAGAGCTCGCGGCAGCGGGAGGTGCCGGCGCACCTGCAGCGCCTGCCGCCGGCGATCCCCGAGGAGCCGGCGCTGGCCTACCCGCCGAAGGTCCAGGCGCTGCGCGATCAGCTCCTCGCGCGGCTGCGGCCCGAAGACGAAGCTTGATCTCCGGCGAGCGCCGCCGGTGCTATCCTCGGTGACGCCATGCTCCGCTCCCTCTGCCTCGGCCTCCTCCTCTCGCTCGTCGCGAGCGGTTGCGGGCGGGACCTCTCGATGCCGGCGCCGCCCGAGGAGAGCGGGCCCACCGAGCTCGGAGCGCTGGCCGGACACTACCGGATGACCGTGCCCGAGACGGTGCGGGTGGGGGGCCGGGTGATCGGCACCGCGATCCCGGTCAGCGGGATCGGGATCATCCAGCACCTCGCCCTGCCCGGGCGGCTGGCCGAGGAGGTCGGCGGCGACCCCCTCGTGATGGGCCTGGTCCCCCCGGGGGGGCTCGACCTCTCGAACGGCCTCGAGCTCTCCGACGGCGGGACGACCTACGGCTTCGGCTTCGTCGACGGGGAGGCGCTCGTCGGGGGGAAGGTGCTGAGCGCCAACCCGACGGTCCTGGGAGACTTCTCCCTCCAGCCCATGCCCGGCGCGGGGCTGGCGACGGTCCTCCTCGAGGGCTGCCCCGGGCTCTCCTCCTTCGGCCCCGATCGGCCCCTCTACCTCGAGCGCAGCTGCCGCTTCGCCCCCTCTCGCTCGGGGGTCTACGCCGGCTGCGCCGCGGGCTGCGAGGAGGGCTGCGATCCCGACGCGGGTCCGCCCACCCACTTCGTCGCCGCCGGCTTCACGCCGATGGCGGGGCAGCCCCTCGACTTCGTGGTGGCCACCTCCTACTGGAAGGACGAGGGCGCCCGGCCCTGGGTGCCGAACCTGGTCGCCGGGGTCTACGATCGCTTCGAGGCCCGGGGGGTCGCCCTGGCCGTCGACGTCTCCCAGCCCCTCCCGGCGCCCGGGCTCTTCTCGCTGCAGCAGAGCGGGGGCTTCCTCGATCTGGCTTTTCGTCAGGGTGCGCACGTCAGCCCGGCCAGCCCCGATCCCTTCGTGATCCCCACCGACATGAGCGACGTCGGCGGCTACCAGATGGCCACGGGCTGCGAGACCAGCGCCAGGATCCGGCGGGCCCAGGGGGGGGCTCGAGGAGTCCTGCGAGCCCGTCGTCGATCCGATCTACGTGGTGGTCCAGGCCCAGATGAGCGGGAACGTCCTGCTGGTCATGGTCTTCGTCCCGGGCATCGGCGTCCTGCCCAACGCGGCGATCCCGGCCAGCCTCCTCTCGCTGCTGCGCCTCGCGGGCCTGCGCCCGGAGGGCGTGCCGACCATGAGTGACGTCCTGCGGGTGAGCGCCCGCGCCGCGCCTTCCGGACGGGAGCTCTCCCGCAACCTGCTCTGCCCCACCGCGACCGCCTGCTTCACCGGGGTGCCGGGCGTGAACGGCGTCGAGGTGACGGCCACCGTCCGCATCACCGGCACCTGGAGCGTCTGCCCGGACTGGCCCGAGGAGCCGACCTGCGACGACACCCTGCGCGTCCCGGTGGCCGTCGATGTGCCCCTCGCCCAGGCCCTGCCCTTCTGCGTCAGCCCTTCCTGACGCTCCCCTCGCTCAATTGTCCCAACGGCCCGGGCGGGGCGGCAGCACCCAGCGATCGATGAAGACCTGCAGGCGCTCTCGCTGGATCTCGGAGAGGTGGAGCAGCAGCGCCGGGAAGCGCGGCGCGATGATCTCGTAGAGGGTCAGCTCCCCGAGGTAGCCCGCCTCGGCGATCGCCCGCACCCGCAGGAGGTCGGGGTCCGGCACGCCCCGGGTCTCGGTCCCCATCACCCCCACCGGGCTGGTGGCGGCGTCGGCCAGGGCGAGGGCGCAGGCGAGCTCTCGCCGCAGGCGCACGCCGTCCGGCTCGTCGTCGAAGGGCAGGAGGGAGCGGTCGGTCTCGTAGCGGGTGGTGGCCTGGCAGAGGGCCCAGGTGAGCCAGGCGCCGCTGCGGCGGGTGTCGGCCTGCACGAGCACCTTGCCCTCCTCGAGGGGCACCACCCGGGCGCGAAAGCGCAGGGGCTCCCAGGAGAGCACCCGGCCGGTGACGAGCTCCACCATCGCCAGGGCGGTGGGGTAGCCGGGGTAGAGGGAGAGGGCCCGCGAGAGGTGCTGCCGCGCCTTGCGGCGATCGCCCGAGCGCAGGGCGAACTCGGCGGCCAGGGTGTGGACGTAGGGATCGAGGCTGCCGGACGCGAGGGCCTGCTCCATCGCGTGGCGGCCGGCCACGAGGTTGCCGGCGCGCACCTCGGCGTCGGCCCGCGCCAGCCAGCCGGGGGAGAAGCCCGGGTCGGCCACGTTGAGCTCGGCGAGGCGCCGCAGGGCGTCCTCTCCGTGGCCGGCGCGGCCGGCCAGCTCCGCCTCGGTGAGGAGCGCGGCGCCGGTGGCGCTCGGCGCCCGGTCGATCACCTCCCGCTCTCCCTCGGCGTCCAGGGCCGTCACGGCCCAGGGGCGCTGCTGGGCCGGCCAGCGCAGCACGGGCCCCAGGATGCTGTCGCTGGCGTCCTCCGGCAGCGCGGGGTCGAGGTCGAGCTGGTAGGCGGTGGGGGAGACCTCGGCGATGCGCAGGAAGATCTGCCCGGTCCCCTCCCAGTCGTCGGGGCCGACCTCCTGGATCGTGATCCGCGCCGGCGCTCCGGGGCGCAGGGTGCGCTCCGAGGAGGCGCGGGGCATCACCGCGTGCGGGATCTCCTCGGGGAGGGGCGGCAGCCCCGGCGGGTAGACCAGCTCCCGCTCGGCGAAGCTGCGAGCGGGCGGCGCCCGCGAGGCCTCGGGCGGGGGCAGCGGCGCCACCGCGGCCGGGACGCTGGCGCAGCCGGAGGCGAGGAGCAGGGCCACCGGCAGCGCGAGCTTCTGGAACACATCCACCACCTCAAGCATGGGCGCTGCGAGGTGCGCTTGGCAAGCGGCCGCCCCCCGTGGGAAGGAGACCGCCATGAGCGCAGCAGAGCAGAGCCTCGAGGGGCGGGTCGCCATCGTCACCGGAGCCAGCCGGGGGGTCGGCCGGGCCTGCGCCCTGGCCCTCGCCCGGGCGGGCTGCAAGGTGGTCCTGGCGGCCAAGACCGTGAAGCCCCGGGCGCGGCTGCCCGGAACCATCCACACGGTGGCCGAGGAGATCGGCGCGGCGGTGCCGGGCGCCGAGACCCTGGCGGTGCGCTGCGACGTCCGGGAGGAGCAGGAGATCGTGGCGATGATCGACGCGGCCCTCGAGCGCTTCGGCCGCCTCGACATCCTGGTGAACAACGCGGGCGCGGCCTGGTGGTTCCCGGTGGAGAGCACCCCCGCCCGGCGCTTCGATCTCGTGATGGACGTGAACTTCCGCGCCGCGCACGTCGCCACGGCCCACGCCCTGCCCCACCTGAGGAAGAACGGCTGGGGCCACGTCGTGAACATGTCCCCTCCCGTGCACAAGGCCGAGGTCGTCGGGGGCAAGTGCGCCTACATGGTCAGCAAGTTCGGGATGACCTACCTCGGCATCGCGCTGAAGGAGGAGCTGGGCGATCAGCCCATCGCGGTGAACGCGCTGTGGCCGGTGACCCTGGTCGAGTCCCTGGCCACCGCCAACCTGGGCCTGGGGGAGCCGAAGGACTGGCGCAAGGCCGACATCCTCGCCGACGCCCTCCTCGCCATCCTGCGGCAGGACCCCACCACCCTGGGCTCGGGCCACGCCTTCCTCGACGAGGAGGTCCTGCGCGAGTACGCGGGCGTCACCGACCTCGAGGGCTACGCCTGCGTCCCGGGCAGCACCCCGATGGTGATCCCCTGGTAGCGCCCGCTACTTGGCGAAGTCGAAGGAGACCTTCTCGTTCTGGCCGGCCCGGACGTCGATCCTGCGGGTGACGTCGATGCCCTCGCCCTCGTTCACGAAGCGCATGGTGTGCTTGCCCGCCGGGAGCTTTCGCTTGAAGAGCGGGGTCGTCCCCCAGGGGGTCCCGTTGACGCTCACCTTGGTCCAGGGCTTGGTG harbors:
- a CDS encoding helicase-associated domain-containing protein; amino-acid sequence: MIAGWSDGALRSRGVESPAAHIGKLPPARRRRLAERVGSAHTDATSLSEALSRPESARALLPLLGPAALRAASLFVEALEPIPTDVVLAEAERRGQADDLALGLEALESEGLLLRTSWSGGAEVMMLTPPLSRTLHPYLWMLEHCRPPSSLAVTSPARRASVRLQSLRELTLALAATAVDAPRIPKEGGVHGADVARIAEERFPAGTDAKQLAAQVAQLLAMGLIAGQGGRARVLWPRVDAFFELSAGARLPLLLATDLEPAEAETFEAVPGLAERREVRTLLAAALARLPAGTWVRGDALEAAVRLRLPATDAATPYREGAATLERTAAIVRQELATIADCLEGFGREGQSPTHWRLPRGEEGEPDALWIVQPTHEIFVPPEVPPVALASLSALATLQRADVMATFRVEPGSIARAHEAGLDADEILDRIALGAEHDPPDTLAVQIEDWLTRAEREGVDEERESSRQREVPAHLQRLPPAIPEEPALAYPPKVQALRDQLLARLRPEDEA
- a CDS encoding SDR family oxidoreductase, with the translated sequence MSAAEQSLEGRVAIVTGASRGVGRACALALARAGCKVVLAAKTVKPRARLPGTIHTVAEEIGAAVPGAETLAVRCDVREEQEIVAMIDAALERFGRLDILVNNAGAAWWFPVESTPARRFDLVMDVNFRAAHVATAHALPHLRKNGWGHVVNMSPPVHKAEVVGGKCAYMVSKFGMTYLGIALKEELGDQPIAVNALWPVTLVESLATANLGLGEPKDWRKADILADALLAILRQDPTTLGSGHAFLDEEVLREYAGVTDLEGYACVPGSTPMVIPW